The Silurus meridionalis isolate SWU-2019-XX chromosome 18, ASM1480568v1, whole genome shotgun sequence genome includes the window CACGCCAACTCCCATTTCCACCCAGTGTTGTTACCTAGTTTTTGCCCGAGGAAGGTCATGTTGTGGTAGGCCTTCTCCGCGGCTGCCAGGTGCGCCAGAGCAGCAAGCAGGGAGCTCCAGATGGCCGCAGCGCTCCTGCTGCCctgctccttctccttctccacgTAGTCTTTAGCTCGGTCAAACCAGAACATCCCGAGCTGCGTGAAGAAGCTCTCTAGCACGGCTCTTTCTCTGGGGACCGGCCGTAGCTCGTCTTCACGCACAGCCTCGCCCATGACGGCAGAGTATTCCGGATCAAACTGCAACCCGAATTGGACCAACGGACAACAGCTGATTTAGCAACCTAGCTAACCAGCTAACTAACCTAACCGAACAATGTAGACTACAGTCtcagaagaaacacaaaaataaatcacaaataaaaactttacatACATGCTAATTGATAAAGTTGCTTTTTCTAAAAACTATCATTTCGAGCAGTGTCAAGAAAACACGCGTATACATATGTAGGCGAAAACACTCCAGAACACCGCCATGACAGTTTTCAGCAACAACAATACGGCAAGTCGGAAGGGACAAAAAGACTCGGAACGAGAGTAAAAATttactgcgcatgcgcacataaGAATCAAGCattcaataataaaacattttttaataatataaataatatatatttgttaataatataaaaaaaaatcctttaaaaaatattggTCTTTGGCCccttatacataataataatgtcatgGACATTAATAGgtaattgtaaaaatgttaattatttaaaaaaaaaaaaattattccttAAATCTGAATTATAGTTTTGAGATGTTTCTCTGCAAattatacttatatattatacttacaTATGGTAaagatagacaaaaaaaaaacaaacagctttacatttcaaaataccaaaaaatatacatttgcttAATTTATGAAGTTTTTACACAATGCATACTTTTCTCCAAACGACATCTTTCTCAAGCACAGCCAGGGCCAAAACCCCTCCACCGACCACCATCTTCAGGTTCAACAAGGCCTGCTGGTGTATACTCTCCGTTATGTTTCCATGGCACCCACTTAACTGCCGTAAACCGCTTCTTGAATGACGTTGTTTTGCGACAATGTCTTATTGCATACCGGCAAAAGAGGCAGGCCTGACCCATGAAACTTGGCTTGGATACCAAACAGCGTGTTAGTCCCTACATTTGTGCACTACATAGCACAGTATATCGTGACCGTTCCGCTCGATGGAGTGCACTTTGGAGTCTGGTGTAGTCTGATTATTCAGATGCGGCTTGTGTACACTTAGCAAAGCTAGCTAAATTAGCTAGCCGtcaagagagaagaaaaaaaaagttgcggTTATTGTGCACTTCTGGTTCAAATGGATCCCAATCGGATTATTCAGGCTTTAAAGGGGACTATAGACCCGAATCTTAGAATAGCGGCTGAAAATGAGCTCAATCAGGTGTGTGGTTTTTGTTCATCACTTTTTGATTTGTGCCGATTCTTGTTCTAGCGAATAAAAACCCATTCCATAATAATATTCATGTTTTGAAGCTGATAGTGGAATAAAGGAATGAGGATGACAGTGATGTCCTGCATCAGTGCTTCCTGTTATTGTATCTAACGGTTTGTTTAATTTTCCTGTACATCATTCAGCTTTAGCATTACTGTAACACGatgaatgagataaaataaCATGGCAGATGAGAGTCAGATTTCCTGGAGAAACTGTTTTCTGATTGTGGCCTGTGTGATCTGGTGTGTTGGACATTCAgcttgttgttgtgtgtgtgtgtgtgtgtgtgtgtgtgtggggaggtgGTGAAGGCCTTGGATACCGTTGACTTGTTACAAAGCATCCTTACAGGAACCCGGATGTAGACCAAGTGAGCAACacaaaactccctgagacgacAGGAGGGAGCCTCAAAGAAAACATGTCCTCTTCTAGAGTGACACTGGGATCTTAAATCTTTATGATGTGCATctatagtgtttattttttgtgcattaatATTTCTCTCTGTCCTGTGTCACAAATCAGTATATTTAGAGCGACTGATATGTGTATTTACAATCAGTGAATTTAAAACATCAGCGAGAAGCAACGCTCTTAACCTCTAAAAAGACGATTTGCCAGAAGTAATAAATGTATCGGAAGAATAGATGGTCAGGGTTTGAGGTGGTTTCCGTGCCTGAGGCTCATGAACAGGCCGAAGCCTGGACCATGagcaaatatatgtatttataataataaaaatatataatcttgCTATTTTTTGTAACTTATGCAGTTGTGGTTAGATGCCAACTGCATTTGAtaggctctgtacatgtacgtTGCACAATCTAATCGAAATCAcatgatgtatatattttttaaaccatgAGTGCAGTAAAATGAGTTCAATATatttgtgctttatttattttcccagtCTTACAAGATCATCAACTTTGCTCCGACTCTGCTGCAAATCATTGTGTCCGAGCAGGTGGAATTTCCTGTACGGCAGGCAGGTCaggactcacacacacacaaacacacacaaaaatacacacacaaactctcactgCTGGCGTGGGAATTTTGGCTCATTTCAGTAAGCATTATAAtgacttttctttctccttcttcttcttcttcttcttcttcttcttctttccaaaGTCAACCAATTTCTATATAGGACTATATTAAACACAGACACGTGTGCATTTCTTTGTGTCATCCATAAAACAACTATTTGGCCATGCATGTTCCCATTAGACCGTAATGGATTTGCATGTATATGTTCACTATATAGGGTCCTAGAACACTAATAAAGGTACAATGTGAAAACAATACATGGTGTTACATCAATATAATTTTACATcatatggtttttttttagtagGCACATTTGTCTGGTTGAAAGattgcaaaataattttataaggAGAATAACGGCATACACAGCGAATATTTATGCagattatatttcatttttgttttagttttttttagaaactaGGGCCATGCTTTTTCAATCCTAActtaataaaagtaaatcaaAAAGTAGGTAATTAAGCATAAAGGTAATGTAATGGCACTGAAgtgagataataataataatataattttattaaaacgaAAATATATAGGAAATATATGCAAAATTGTTAACTGGGAAAATTTTAAGCAACATTTTATACTAAATAATGAGAAATAATTATTAAGAAAAATACACATTGATAGTAATATTGTAGTAATATATGTTAAAATatgaactataaaaaaaatcaataaatgaacactaaacagatgcaaattattttttatttgaatgattatttgatcatgatgatgatttattattattatttataattggaAAAGCTACATTCAAACTCTTTGTCCATCACAGCTGCCATCTACCTGAAGAACATGGTGAGTCAGTACTGGCAGGACCGTGAGCCGTCTGTAGGCGAGGTTATGTTCCCTTTCAACATCCACGAGAACGACCGCAGCCAGATCCGAGAGAACATGGTGGAGGCCATCATCCGGTGTCCGGAGTCCGTACGGTTAGTTACTcactcatccacacacacacactgtctgtactgtgtttattacactgttttatttcttattgttACATTAGTCCTTtgttctatgttgtgtgatgtcgctctatgttCCGTTTtatagctctatgttctgttttgtcgctctatgttctgttttgtagctctatgttctgttttgtagctctatgttgtgtgatgtcgctctatgttctgttttgtggctctatgttctgttttgtagctctatgttgtgtgatgtagctctatgttgtttactggagcaccagggttctggaggaacgttgtctggtttcactgtgtactgcgtcagctatatatatggttgaaatgacaataaaagcttattgTCTTGACTTGATATATTTTTGATGGGCAGGGCCCAGCTCACAGTCTGCTTGCGCACCATCATAAAGCACGATTTCCCCGGCCGCTGGACTGGCATCGTCGACAAGATCAGCCTTTTCCTGCAGTCTCAGAACAGCGGGAGCTGGTACGGGAGTCTTCTTGCGCTCTACCAACTCGTCAAAAGCTACGAGTGAGTGTTTAACGTAGTTTACTTGCTTTACAGGGAGCCGAATTTCATGTCGATCAGTCAAACTTAGACACCGGAAGGAGTCTAAGCTCCATATAAAATCTAGCAGATATTCTGTATATAAGTCGAGCTTTACAGCTCAGTGTTTAGTGGGTGTAGTAGTGTATCTTGGTTAgcggtgtaacggtacacaaaattcatggttcggtTTAATTTGGGTACGGTTAAGGGGATAaagtgcaaaacataaaattgttttttttttttattttattaatgtttattattaacatttgtgaacaacaacatttttaaaacctattttatataaaatgcctgcttggcatttaaataaaaaaaataatatataaaagtaaaatagaaACCAAATTAATggaatacactttttattatattgataaaattggataattgattaaattggccCAAACGAAATTGattaaacacaattaaataataggaattttttttttgttagagcCCATTTGGGTGATACAGAAGTGTgcatagaaatgtgtgtgtgtgtgtgtgtgtgtgtgtgtgtgtgtgtgtgtgtgtgtgtgtgtgtgttttacatttaatataaaaaaattaacaacattttctactgttctacttatttcagcaaacGTTAACAAATGTCTACATTTAAGAAACGCACAAGAAatcgatttatttattcattcaatttattttgtaaaatgaactcattccttccatccttcattcattcattcactctcttAATATGCGAAATTATCAGGATTTTCTCTTCTAAGAACGAAAAAGGATCCATATTGCTAGACTGTCGTAAAATCATTGGCGATGGCAGGAAGTGGCAGCGATTTCGCACACGGGCAGAACAAAAGTCCGAAAGTCCTGTACTGAACCGGCTCAGTACGAATAGGTGCACAATTACACCCCTAATCTTGGTTGTGGTTGGCAGATTTCGGAAGGCAGAGGAGAGGGTCCCCCTGCTGGCTGCCATGCAGCTCTTCCTGCCCAGGATCCAACAGCTCATTGCTCAGCTGATGCCCGACGCCACGGTTTTCTCCGTCCTTATCCAGAAACAGATCCTCAAGATATTCCATGCACTCGTGCAGGTTAGCATGGAGTATATTATCTTGGCTTTATAACACAACGTAGATGGATTCCTCAGTCTGATaggtcagtgttttatttaggtTTCAGCTAAGACGGTAGTCCCGATTTTAAGGCTTTTATCAATGCACTCGTACTCATCCATATAATTTAAATCCACAGATTAAACTGCTTAACGAGATGGTGAGGTTTTCTgtaaggatgtgtgtatttaGCATGTTTAGAATGAGTCTCCAGTTACAGTAAAGCTGTACCTTTGGATGGAGCAGGATTTAGGACTTTGACATAACAAGGAGAACGACATATACAGGGTATGATACAGAAACAGTAATTTGTTTTTACAGAGCTTTCTACATCATTAAATGTAAGTTTAAATGGATAGAAACAATAAATTGGACGTTctttactgaataaaaaataggACACAATGTAATTGTAACTTAGTAGTGAAAACGGTAACTTCTCTTTTTGTCATCGATTATTTAGAGCAGGAGCAAGAGTTTTAATACTTacacaattcattattttttagtatatatcagtcactgtgtgtgtgtgtgtgtgtgtgtgtgtgtgtgtgtgtgtgtgtgtgtgtgtgtgtgtgtgtgtgtgtgtagtattcCCTGCCTTTACAGCTACTCAGTAACACAGTCATGACCCAGTGGATGGAGATCCTGAGAGCGGTTGTGGATCGAGACGTCCCTCCTGTAGGTTTTGTGCATGTATTATGAGATTAAAGGCAAATTTTTGTTGCTCTGTGAGTTGGCATTCGTTCTGCATTCGTCTCACAGCAGGTCTGCCTCTGATTCGCAGGAGACTCTGGAGGTGGACGAAGACGATCGGCCCGAGTTAGTGTGGTGGAAGTGTAAGAAATGGGCTCTTCATATTATCACCAGGATGTTCGAGAGGTGAACGAACAACACAAATATATCGTATTGTTATCAAGTCTTTGATATACAGTCCACAGTGATGTACGTCCTTGTTCATTCTGTTCATAGGTACGGGAGCCCGGGCAACGTGACCAAGGAGTATTACGAGTTTGCAGATTTTTTCTTAAAGACGTACGCTGTTGGGATACAACAGGTAGAAAATGTTCGCTAGCTTTTAGACGTAACGGTCAATAAGAGGCAGAATGGGCGTGGCTTTAGGATATATtataatttgaattattatgatgaatattaaatattaacaaaattttattaattatgataatgtggggggttttttttttgaaagatgaacaataattagatttttatttagaggttttttttgtacacaaataaaaatttattcaaGTTTCACTAACAGTTTTTTCAAATGCAGACACTATGTTATGAGGAGTGTGTAATACAGGTGTGTTGTTGGGTACCAGGTTTTGTTAAAGGTGATTGACCAGCACAGGCAGAAGCAGTTTGTGAGTCCACGTGTGCTCCAGCAAGCTCTGAACTACCTGACACGGAGCATCTCTCACGCCATCACATGGAAACAGATGAAGCCACACATACTGGTGAGGATTAGAGACAGTATAACACCTAACCACAAGATTcacatttgctttttgaacattcacaTTCCACagttagttcccatttgctgttataataacctccactcttctgggaagatgttccactagattttagcgTGTACTTATGCAGATGTctgttcatttagccacaagggtgttcacAAGGGACAGAAAAATAAGGATTTTTATATCTCCATATTGTTACATCACACAGTATTAAGAATCAAGCATATGTAAACTTTAGAATTTTTATGATGTCTCATTTTTGGAGATTCTATCAGGTGTGTGTAAACTGGCCTCAGTTGATTCCTGTATATAACTTGTAtcaatgtatattatattatagtctTGATAAAAAAATTTCCACAGACAATAACTCAGGCGGTGGTGTTCCCTCTGATGTGCTATAAAGACGAAGATGAGAAGCTGTGGCAGGAAGACCCATACGAGTACATCCGCATGAAATTCAGTTAGTCCTTTAGTtcctttgagattttttttccttcttctgcCATCTCAGTCTGTTGGTTGTTGTCTCATTTAtgtctctgtccatctctccgTCTTTACTCCCTCTGTCGCTGTTGTAGATATGTACGATGACCACGTTTTTCCAGCCACTGCGGCTCAGACTCTGCTGTGCAAAGCTTCCAGAAAGAGGAAGGAGGTGGATACTCGTTTAAGATTTCGTTTCTATGCCGGTTTATATATTACCTGTGTGCGTCAATATTTTTGGTGTTCGTAATATAAATTGGGCTCAATGCTGGATCAGGTCCTTCCCAAGATGATGGAGTTCTGCCATCAGATTTTGATGAACCCCAGCGCCGACCCACGCAGGACAGATGGGGCGCTGCACGTCATCGGGGCTCTGTCTGATCCGTTGTTAAAGGTTTGTAAAATTTGAAAACTCTATAGGAGTATATTTACTCGTTTATATGCATGACATCTCTTTTTTCATTCCTCCTTTGTTTTTGTAGAAGCAGATCTACAGAGATCAGATGGAGCTCGTGTTACAGAACTATGTGTTTCCTTTACTTAACTCCAACCTCAGCTACCTGCGTGCCAGGGTGAGGAAAAACACGCccgggatggatggataattagATTGATGTATTTGAATGGATTGATTATTGGGTTGATTGATAATCGTGTTAATAATTTAAGTagtatatggatggatggaaggatggacagatggctagacagacacataaatagatagatgaatTGATTATGAATTGCTCAATAAAGGAAGgataattaaatgaatgcatAGGTTTGATGGATTGATAAGTGGATAAATGGGTAAACAAATGAATGGATGGAATAGATATTGAACAAttgaatagatagatggacagataaaCAGAGATAATTGGGTGGATAATTGGATATGTGGATCGACTGATAAGAGGATAAAAAGATAATATTAATGGATGAATAATTGGATTAAAGGGATGGATGGACAAGTGGTGGGTAAtttgatgaatggatgaatcATTGGATTAAAAGTATGAATATTTGGATAATTGGACGGGTGGACAGATGGATCAATAGATAATTGGATTAAAGTAAAATAGAGATGGGTGAACGGAGGGATTTAGGATAAAAGTGTGGTTTGATAATTAGAGGAATTAGAATGATTAGTTTTCAAAATCATGCATATAAATTAGTTGTACGCATGCAgtcagtgtatgtgtgcgttTATTTGCTGTGCGTCTGCTTTATCCCCCATTTAGTCCTGTTGGGTTCTGCACTGCTTCAGCTCATTAAAGTTCCACAACGAGTTGGTCCTGAGGAACGCAGTGGAACTCGTCAAACAAGACCTCATCAATGACCAGGAGATGCCCGTCAAAGTCGAGGCGGCTATCGCGCTGCAGACTCTGGTCAGCAACCAGGAGCAAggtcagtcacacacacatacacacacacacacacacacacacacacacacacacacagctatttaTAGCTGTTGTAACTGATGCAGTTGTTAAACTAACTGGCTTTTAAAATGTTGTCTGTGTAGCTAAGATCTACTTAAGGCCCTTCATCAGGCCTGTGATGCAGGAGCTGCTGCACGTCATTAAAGAGACTGAGAACGACGACTTGACGAGCGTGATCCAGAAAATGATCTGCGAATACAATCAGGAGGTCGCAGTGATCGCTGTAGATATGACCCAAAACCTGGTATGCTTCCtgttataatactgtataaatgaaatgaaaggcTACTGCTTATGTGGTAAATCAGCAGCATTGTTTCACCACAGATCATTTAGTTTattgaaat containing:
- the ipo8 gene encoding importin-8 isoform X3, which produces MDPNRIIQALKGTIDPNLRIAAENELNQSYKIINFAPTLLQIIVSEQVEFPVRQAAAIYLKNMVSQYWQDREPSVGEVMFPFNIHENDRSQIRENMVEAIIRCPESVRAQLTVCLRTIIKHDFPGRWTGIVDKISLFLQSQNSGSWYGSLLALYQLVKSYEFRKAEERVPLLAAMQLFLPRIQQLIAQLMPDATVFSVLIQKQILKIFHALVQYSLPLQLLSNTVMTQWMEILRAVVDRDVPPETLEVDEDDRPELVWWKCKKWALHIITRMFERYGSPGNVTKEYYEFADFFLKTYAVGIQQVLLKVIDQHRQKQFVSPRVLQQALNYLTRSISHAITWKQMKPHILTITQAVVFPLMCYKDEDEKLWQEDPYEYIRMKFNMYDDHVFPATAAQTLLCKASRKRKEVLPKMMEFCHQILMNPSADPRRTDGALHVIGALSDPLLKKQIYRDQMELVLQNYVFPLLNSNLSYLRARSCWVLHCFSSLKFHNELVLRNAVELVKQDLINDQEMPVKVEAAIALQTLVSNQEQAKIYLRPFIRPVMQELLHVIKETENDDLTSVIQKMICEYNQEVAVIAVDMTQNLAEIFSKVLQSEEYEESEDKTVMALGILSTIDTILTVMEDHKEITQQLEGICLQVIGLVLQKPIIGMAEFYEEILSLAFGLTCQTISPQMWQLLGVLYDVFQHDCFDYFTDMMPLLHNYVTVDTDTLLSNPKHMEVIYTMCKKVLTSDAGEDAECHAAKLLEVIILQCRGRGIDQCIPLFVEAVLERLTRGVKSTELRTMCLQVAIAALYYSPSLLIHTLENMRFAHSPEPITAQFINQWMNDTEFFLGLHDRKMCIIGLSLLMDLSSRPAVLEGVASQIIPSILLLFLGIKHIYTSRVLNKPEQFSRTQGTEEDENGETLYLRNVPMSGAAHHLKGLVL
- the ipo8 gene encoding importin-8 isoform X1; amino-acid sequence: MDPNRIIQALKGTIDPNLRIAAENELNQSYKIINFAPTLLQIIVSEQVEFPVRQAAAIYLKNMVSQYWQDREPSVGEVMFPFNIHENDRSQIRENMVEAIIRCPESVRAQLTVCLRTIIKHDFPGRWTGIVDKISLFLQSQNSGSWYGSLLALYQLVKSYEFRKAEERVPLLAAMQLFLPRIQQLIAQLMPDATVFSVLIQKQILKIFHALVQYSLPLQLLSNTVMTQWMEILRAVVDRDVPPETLEVDEDDRPELVWWKCKKWALHIITRMFERYGSPGNVTKEYYEFADFFLKTYAVGIQQVLLKVIDQHRQKQFVSPRVLQQALNYLTRSISHAITWKQMKPHILTITQAVVFPLMCYKDEDEKLWQEDPYEYIRMKFNMYDDHVFPATAAQTLLCKASRKRKEVLPKMMEFCHQILMNPSADPRRTDGALHVIGALSDPLLKKQIYRDQMELVLQNYVFPLLNSNLSYLRARSCWVLHCFSSLKFHNELVLRNAVELVKQDLINDQEMPVKVEAAIALQTLVSNQEQAKIYLRPFIRPVMQELLHVIKETENDDLTSVIQKMICEYNQEVAVIAVDMTQNLAEIFSKVLQSEEYEESEDKTVMALGILSTIDTILTVMEDHKEITQQLEGICLQVIGLVLQKPIIGMAEFYEEILSLAFGLTCQTISPQMWQLLGVLYDVFQHDCFDYFTDMMPLLHNYVTVDTDTLLSNPKHMEVIYTMCKKVLTSDAGEDAECHAAKLLEVIILQCRGRGIDQCIPLFVEAVLERLTRGVKSTELRTMCLQVAIAALYYSPSLLIHTLENMRFAHSPEPITAQFINQWMNDTEFFLGLHDRKMCIIGLSLLMDLSSRPAVLEGVASQIIPSILLLFLGIKHIYTSRVLNKPEQFSRTQGTEEDENEEIPSDEDEAGEKISSMQPSSAPSANDDEDDDDDDDDEDYWDEDGFEGTALEEYSTPLDYDNGEDEYQFFSAALLRVQSSDAGWYQMLTQSLSDEQKKQLQEIYSLSQQRRNAAGKGL
- the ipo8 gene encoding importin-8 isoform X2, with translation MDPNRIIQALKGTIDPNLRIAAENELNQSYKIINFAPTLLQIIVSEQVEFPVRQAAAIYLKNMVSQYWQDREPSVGEVMFPFNIHENDRSQIRENMVEAIIRCPESVRAQLTVCLRTIIKHDFPGRWTGIVDKISLFLQSQNSGSWYGSLLALYQLVKSYEFRKAEERVPLLAAMQLFLPRIQQLIAQLMPDATVFSVLIQKQILKIFHALVQYSLPLQLLSNTVMTQWMEILRAVVDRDVPPETLEVDEDDRPELVWWKCKKWALHIITRMFERYGSPGNVTKEYYEFADFFLKTYAVGIQQVLLKVIDQHRQKQFVSPRVLQQALNYLTRSISHAITWKQMKPHILTITQAVVFPLMCYKDEDEKLWQEDPYEYIRMKFNMYDDHVFPATAAQTLLCKASRKRKEVLPKMMEFCHQILMNPSADPRRTDGALHVIGALSDPLLKKQIYRDQMELVLQNYVFPLLNSNLSYLRARSCWVLHCFSSLKFHNELVLRNAVELVKQDLINDQEMPVKVEAAIALQTLVSNQEQAKIYLRPFIRPVMQELLHVIKETENDDLTSVIQKMICEYNQEVAVIAVDMTQNLAEIFSKVLQSEEYEESEDKTVMALGILSTIDTILTVMEDHKEITQQLEGICLQVIGLVLQKPIIEFYEEILSLAFGLTCQTISPQMWQLLGVLYDVFQHDCFDYFTDMMPLLHNYVTVDTDTLLSNPKHMEVIYTMCKKVLTSDAGEDAECHAAKLLEVIILQCRGRGIDQCIPLFVEAVLERLTRGVKSTELRTMCLQVAIAALYYSPSLLIHTLENMRFAHSPEPITAQFINQWMNDTEFFLGLHDRKMCIIGLSLLMDLSSRPAVLEGVASQIIPSILLLFLGIKHIYTSRVLNKPEQFSRTQGTEEDENEEIPSDEDEAGEKISSMQPSSAPSANDDEDDDDDDDDEDYWDEDGFEGTALEEYSTPLDYDNGEDEYQFFSAALLRVQSSDAGWYQMLTQSLSDEQKKQLQEIYSLSQQRRNAAGKGL